The following are encoded together in the Corallococcus silvisoli genome:
- the yidC gene encoding membrane protein insertase YidC produces the protein MTNDPLSPQSNDSQKRLLLALALSFAATAAYTFFFAPKTPPPGAEGADAGVEMAATLDAGTPGMAAVPPPGLGEDAGTHAPSTEAPPPPVRTADFARPEVKYTFSSEGAGLTSAVLQGTKMREQQSLTVKEGFEKLFGKDIPPPPQMNVAHPVPGQPLPLAVTIEGGAPLAANTRYAVQEGPSDNGGSVAFTGRQGPWEVTKTVLWPREGFEFTYTLQVRNTSSQPQSGELKVHYGRAIDPEFEHAPSFFGGVGNLSRSACWVDDKLHKLSPGDKPPEETRGQIAFFGIDQQYFLSALYPLDGPIAGHCTLVASPTAREVSAGFPLNVAPGQVATFRFGGYLGPKDPDLLRPVPGPELRNVAGLTAAPFHPLLEDTVDFGIWAVVCKLLLTIMKFFHGIVGNWGVAIILLTVVVKLALLPLTYRSMVSMEAVKVLQPKMDEIRKKFAEDKERQNVEIMKLYQEAKVNPLGGCLPLLIQMPVWIALFTSLRNSFEIYGEPFVGPIWRDLTYKDPTYLLPLALGVSMIITQKMQPQMMDAAQARMMTWVMPVIFTFTLLQYPAGLSLYIFTNNVLSIGQQYGLRKWLDRKKNQTGGGTPAVVSAGGGKRK, from the coding sequence ATGACGAACGACCCGCTGTCGCCCCAGTCCAACGATTCACAGAAGCGGCTGCTCCTGGCGCTCGCCCTCTCCTTCGCGGCCACCGCCGCCTACACCTTCTTCTTCGCTCCGAAGACGCCGCCGCCGGGCGCCGAGGGCGCGGACGCCGGTGTGGAGATGGCCGCCACCCTGGATGCCGGTACCCCGGGCATGGCCGCCGTGCCGCCACCGGGCCTGGGCGAGGACGCGGGCACCCACGCGCCCTCCACGGAGGCCCCCCCGCCCCCCGTGCGCACCGCGGACTTCGCCCGGCCGGAGGTCAAGTACACCTTCTCCTCCGAGGGCGCCGGCCTCACCTCCGCCGTGCTCCAGGGCACGAAGATGCGCGAGCAGCAGTCGCTCACCGTCAAGGAGGGCTTCGAGAAGCTCTTCGGCAAGGACATCCCGCCGCCGCCGCAGATGAACGTGGCGCACCCGGTGCCCGGCCAGCCCCTGCCGCTCGCGGTGACGATTGAAGGGGGCGCGCCGCTGGCGGCGAACACCCGCTACGCCGTGCAGGAGGGCCCCTCGGACAACGGCGGCAGCGTCGCGTTCACCGGCCGCCAGGGCCCGTGGGAGGTGACCAAGACGGTCCTGTGGCCGCGCGAGGGCTTCGAGTTCACCTACACCCTCCAGGTGCGCAACACCTCCAGCCAGCCGCAGTCGGGCGAGCTCAAGGTGCACTACGGCCGCGCCATCGACCCGGAGTTCGAGCACGCGCCGTCCTTCTTCGGCGGCGTGGGCAACCTGAGCCGCTCCGCGTGCTGGGTGGACGACAAGCTCCACAAGCTGTCCCCGGGAGACAAGCCGCCGGAGGAGACGCGCGGCCAGATTGCCTTCTTCGGCATCGACCAGCAGTACTTCCTCTCCGCGCTCTACCCGCTGGACGGCCCCATCGCCGGCCACTGCACGCTCGTCGCCTCGCCCACCGCGCGCGAGGTGTCCGCGGGCTTCCCGCTCAACGTGGCCCCCGGCCAGGTGGCGACGTTCCGCTTCGGCGGCTACCTGGGCCCCAAGGATCCGGACCTGCTGCGCCCGGTGCCGGGCCCCGAGCTGCGCAACGTCGCCGGCCTGACCGCCGCGCCGTTCCACCCGCTGCTGGAGGACACGGTCGACTTCGGCATCTGGGCGGTGGTCTGCAAGCTGCTGCTCACCATCATGAAGTTCTTCCACGGCATCGTGGGGAACTGGGGCGTGGCCATCATCCTGCTCACCGTGGTGGTGAAGCTGGCGCTGCTGCCGCTCACCTACCGCTCCATGGTCAGCATGGAGGCGGTGAAGGTGCTGCAGCCGAAGATGGATGAGATCCGCAAGAAGTTCGCGGAGGACAAAGAGCGCCAGAACGTGGAGATCATGAAGCTGTACCAGGAGGCGAAGGTGAACCCCCTGGGCGGCTGCCTGCCCCTGCTCATCCAGATGCCGGTGTGGATCGCGCTCTTCACGTCGCTGCGCAACAGCTTCGAAATCTACGGCGAGCCGTTCGTCGGGCCCATCTGGCGGGACCTCACCTACAAGGACCCCACGTACCTGCTGCCCCTGGCGCTGGGCGTGTCGATGATCATCACGCAGAAGATGCAGCCGCAGATGATGGACGCGGCGCAGGCGCGGATGATGACCTGGGTGATGCCCGTCATCTTCACCTTCACGCTGCTCCAGTACCCCGCGGGCCTGTCGCTCTACATCTTCACCAACAACGTGCTCTCCATTGGCCAGCAGTACGGCCTGCGCAAGTGGCTGGACCGCAAGAAGAACCAGACGGGCGGCGGGACGCCGGCGGTGGTGTCCGCCGGGGGAGGCAAACGCAAGTGA
- the yidD gene encoding membrane protein insertion efficiency factor YidD, producing MSPLAFVIALPIRFYRRFLGPLLPKACRFHPSCSTYAMQALEKHGGLKGSALTVWRLMRCQPFHPGGFDPVP from the coding sequence ATGAGTCCACTCGCCTTCGTCATCGCCCTGCCCATCCGCTTCTACCGGCGGTTCCTGGGGCCGCTGCTGCCGAAGGCGTGTCGGTTCCATCCCTCGTGCTCCACCTACGCCATGCAGGCGCTGGAGAAGCACGGCGGCTTGAAGGGCAGCGCCCTCACTGTCTGGCGCCTGATGCGCTGCCAGCCATTCCACCCCGGTGGATTCGATCCCGTCCCCTGA
- the rnpA gene encoding ribonuclease P protein component, with product MAEGAAPRVPQATDERFPKAFRLLQRREFLEVQEGGQKIPSDCLLALVQRNSRAHSRVGLTVSSKVGNAVVRARLRRLLRELFRKRRGQWPPGLDVVLVVRSSAKGASFAQVSRAFDGVTRKLQRLFSAPPVPPKESAP from the coding sequence ATGGCCGAGGGAGCGGCGCCGCGGGTGCCTCAGGCAACCGACGAGCGCTTCCCCAAGGCCTTTCGCCTGCTCCAGCGGCGTGAGTTCCTCGAAGTCCAGGAGGGCGGTCAGAAGATTCCGTCCGACTGCCTCCTGGCCCTCGTTCAACGCAATTCCCGGGCGCACTCCCGCGTAGGACTCACCGTCTCCAGCAAGGTGGGCAACGCGGTGGTGCGCGCGCGCCTGCGCAGGCTGCTTCGCGAGCTGTTCCGCAAGCGCCGCGGGCAATGGCCCCCCGGTCTCGACGTAGTCCTGGTCGTTCGCTCCTCGGCGAAGGGAGCCTCCTTCGCGCAAGTTTCCCGTGCGTTCGACGGCGTCACCCGTAAGCTGCAACGGCTCTTTTCGGCACCACCGGTGCCACCCAAAGAGTCCGCCCCATGA
- the rpmH gene encoding 50S ribosomal protein L34, with amino-acid sequence MSKRTYQPSKIRRNRAHGFRKRNATKSGRDVLKRRRAKGRKRLVVSSFKK; translated from the coding sequence GTGTCCAAGCGCACGTACCAGCCGTCGAAGATCCGGCGCAACCGCGCCCACGGGTTCCGTAAGCGGAACGCCACCAAGTCCGGCCGGGATGTCCTCAAGCGCCGCCGCGCGAAGGGCCGTAAGCGCCTGGTGGTGTCGTCGTTCAAGAAGTAA
- the dnaA gene encoding chromosomal replication initiator protein DnaA, with the protein MNALAQAPMPSLPSAGVIWTRTLEAIRQEGLHYALTWLERMRPMEVRENALVLGVPDRFFRDWVDDHYRSMLETHLARLEPSLGRVAYEVVVGPPPTSDLPPTPTVKVNSLRPARLNPRFTFDTYVVADSNQLPAAAAQAVAHRPGHNYNPLYIYGGTGLGKTHLLQAVGNHIWEKDPTQRIVYLSSEQFTNEYVESVREHRMTDFRRKFREECDVLLIDDIQFLGKREETQKEFFYTFETLFGLNKAIVLTSDMVPAEVPGMEDRLRSRFAMGLMADIREPTYETRVAILQKKAEQEGLNLPDPVAHFIARHVQKNVRELEGALVKLSAMHSLTRQPVTEEFAAQVLRDILPAQRTVDVEAIQREVARFYKVTVDALKEDRRHKALAHARQVAMYLSRKLTKSSFPEIASRFNKDHSTVISAVRKVEGLRETDAAVHRDLSELETKLGGM; encoded by the coding sequence GTGAACGCCCTCGCCCAAGCCCCCATGCCGTCGCTGCCCAGTGCCGGAGTCATCTGGACCCGCACGCTGGAAGCCATCCGACAGGAGGGGCTCCACTACGCGCTGACCTGGCTGGAGCGGATGCGCCCCATGGAGGTGCGTGAGAACGCCCTCGTCCTGGGCGTGCCCGACCGCTTCTTCCGCGACTGGGTGGATGACCACTACCGGTCCATGCTGGAGACGCACCTGGCCCGGCTGGAGCCTTCCCTGGGCCGCGTCGCCTATGAGGTCGTCGTCGGTCCTCCGCCGACGTCGGACCTGCCGCCCACGCCCACCGTGAAGGTGAACTCCCTGCGGCCGGCGCGGCTCAACCCGCGCTTCACCTTCGACACGTACGTGGTCGCGGACAGCAACCAGCTCCCCGCCGCGGCGGCGCAGGCCGTGGCCCACCGACCGGGCCACAACTACAACCCGCTCTACATCTACGGCGGCACCGGCCTGGGCAAGACGCACCTGCTCCAGGCGGTGGGCAATCACATCTGGGAGAAGGACCCCACCCAGCGCATCGTCTATCTCTCCAGCGAGCAGTTCACCAACGAGTACGTGGAGAGCGTGCGCGAACACCGCATGACGGACTTCCGCCGGAAGTTCCGGGAAGAGTGCGACGTGCTGCTCATCGACGACATCCAGTTCCTGGGCAAGCGCGAGGAGACGCAGAAGGAGTTCTTCTACACCTTCGAGACGCTCTTCGGCCTCAACAAGGCCATCGTGCTCACCAGCGACATGGTGCCCGCGGAGGTCCCCGGCATGGAGGACCGGCTGCGAAGCCGCTTCGCCATGGGCCTGATGGCGGACATCCGCGAGCCCACCTACGAGACGCGCGTCGCCATCCTCCAGAAGAAGGCGGAGCAGGAGGGCCTGAACCTGCCGGACCCCGTGGCGCACTTCATCGCCCGGCATGTGCAGAAGAACGTGCGCGAGCTGGAAGGCGCGCTCGTGAAGCTGTCCGCCATGCACAGCCTGACGCGGCAGCCGGTGACGGAGGAGTTCGCGGCCCAGGTGCTGCGCGACATCCTGCCCGCGCAGCGCACCGTGGACGTGGAGGCCATCCAGCGGGAGGTGGCCCGCTTCTACAAGGTGACCGTGGACGCGCTGAAGGAGGACCGGCGCCACAAGGCGCTGGCGCACGCGCGCCAGGTGGCCATGTACCTGAGCCGCAAGCTGACGAAGAGCTCCTTCCCGGAGATCGCCTCGCGCTTCAACAAGGACCACTCCACCGTCATCTCCGCCGTGCGCAAGGTGGAGGGCCTGCGGGAGACGGACGCGGCCGTGCACCGCGACCTGTCGGAGCTGGAGACGAAGCTCG